ATGCCGTGCAGGTTCGCCCACAACGCCCCGGCGACGAGGCGGGCGTCCACGTCCGGGCGGGCCAGGGCGACCAGTTCCACCAGGCGGCCGAAGAGCGGCAGGCTGGTGTCCCTGAGGCCCAGATGACCGCTCTCCAGCAGATCGTGACGGAACATCAGCTCGTACATGCCACGGTTGTCCAGCGCGAACCGCAGATAGACCCGCCCCAGCTCCGACAGCCGGTCGCGCGGGCTCGCGGCGCCGTCGTCGGCCGCCCCCACCAGCTCCGCCAGCTCGCCGAAGCCGTGGCGCGCGATGGCCGACAGCAGCTCCAGATGGGTCGGGAAGTAGCGGCGCGGCGCACCGTGCGAGACGCCCGCCCGGCGGGCGATCTCCCGCAGGGTCAGCGCCTGCACGCCCTCCCGGGCCACCAACTCCACCCCGACCTCGACCAGCCGGGCCCGCAGCCCGCTCTCCGGTTCATGCATAGACAGTGTCTACCAGGGTAGGTAGACACTGTCTACCCGCTTCCCTTCCGGGAATGCGCGCACCCCCTGTGCCGGTTGACCCAGGCATGACTCAGGACGCGACGCAGAACGCACTGCTCGGGCTGCTCTCCGACGGCCACGGCGGGGTGCTGGTCACCCTCAAACGCGACGGCCGGCCCCAGCTGTCGAACGTCAGCCACGCCTACTACCCCGACGAGCGGATCATCCGGGTCTCGATCACGGACGACCGCGCCAAGACCCGCAACCTGCGCCGCGATCCGAGGGCGTCCTACCATGTGACCGCCGCGGACCGGTGGGCGTACACGGTCGCCGAGGGGACGGCCGAGCTCACGCCGGTGGCGCGGGACCCGTACGACGAGACCGTCGAGGAGCTCGTCCGGCT
Above is a window of Streptomyces sp. NBC_00490 DNA encoding:
- a CDS encoding TetR/AcrR family transcriptional regulator; the encoded protein is MHEPESGLRARLVEVGVELVAREGVQALTLREIARRAGVSHGAPRRYFPTHLELLSAIARHGFGELAELVGAADDGAASPRDRLSELGRVYLRFALDNRGMYELMFRHDLLESGHLGLRDTSLPLFGRLVELVALARPDVDARLVAGALWANLHGIAQLWGWGSLQLATGTDNLAPVLRQALDAHLGREGK
- a CDS encoding PPOX class F420-dependent oxidoreductase, with protein sequence MTQDATQNALLGLLSDGHGGVLVTLKRDGRPQLSNVSHAYYPDERIIRVSITDDRAKTRNLRRDPRASYHVTAADRWAYTVAEGTAELTPVARDPYDETVEELVRLYRDVGGEHPDWDEYRAAMVRDRRLVLRLKVERAYGIPKGANLG